From the Xenorhabdus ishibashii genome, one window contains:
- the ihfA gene encoding integration host factor subunit alpha, with product MALTKAEMSENLFEKLGISKRDAKDLVEMFFEEVRRSLENGEQVKLSGFGNFDLRDKNQRPGRNPKTGEDIPITARRVVTFRPGQKLKNRVEKALPKE from the coding sequence ATGGCGCTTACTAAAGCTGAAATGTCAGAAAATCTGTTTGAAAAACTGGGTATTAGCAAGCGTGACGCTAAAGATCTGGTAGAAATGTTCTTTGAAGAAGTTCGTCGTTCTTTGGAGAATGGGGAGCAAGTGAAATTATCTGGATTCGGCAACTTTGATTTACGAGACAAAAATCAACGTCCAGGCCGTAATCCAAAAACAGGTGAAGATATTCCGATTACGGCTCGCCGTGTTGTCACTTTTCGCCCTGGCCAAAAACTGAAAAACCGAGTGGAAAAAGCATTACCCAAAGAATAA
- the arnB gene encoding UDP-4-amino-4-deoxy-L-arabinose aminotransferase, whose translation MDSFLPFSRPAIGREEIEAVEKVLYSGWITTGPQNHQLEQDFSLMFGCKHAIALCSATAGMHLALLALGIGPGDEVITPSQTWVSTINMICLLGAEPIMVDVDRDTLMVSAETIKKSITPKTRAIIPVHYAGAPCDLDALRAVAQEVNIPLIEDAAHAVGTRYKNEWVGEQGTAIFSFHAIKNMTCAEGGMFVTDDDELAQRIRCLKFHGLAVDAFDRQIQGRKPQAEVIEPGFKYNLSDIHAAMAVVQLGKLASMNERRRELVARYSDALIDSPLQMLKVPEYAHLHSHHLFMVRVDKSICGIDRDTFMARLKDRNIGTGLHFRAAHTQKYYRERYPQLSLPVSEWNSSTLCSLPLFPDMNNDDVDRVVNVITEILSERSK comes from the coding sequence ATGGATAGTTTTTTGCCATTTTCTCGTCCTGCAATTGGCAGAGAAGAGATAGAAGCGGTAGAGAAAGTTTTATATTCAGGTTGGATTACCACAGGCCCACAAAACCATCAGTTAGAGCAAGATTTTTCTCTTATGTTTGGATGCAAACATGCTATTGCTCTATGTTCTGCTACAGCGGGAATGCATTTGGCTTTGTTGGCATTAGGTATAGGCCCAGGTGATGAAGTCATTACTCCTTCCCAAACTTGGGTTTCCACTATCAATATGATTTGTTTGTTGGGTGCTGAGCCTATCATGGTTGATGTTGATCGTGATACATTGATGGTCAGTGCAGAAACAATTAAAAAATCGATTACCCCCAAAACCAGAGCAATAATTCCCGTCCATTATGCGGGAGCGCCTTGTGACCTTGACGCTCTTCGCGCTGTCGCTCAAGAAGTTAATATTCCCCTGATTGAAGATGCAGCCCATGCGGTCGGCACCCGTTATAAAAATGAATGGGTCGGAGAGCAGGGAACCGCAATCTTTTCTTTTCATGCTATTAAAAACATGACCTGTGCAGAAGGTGGCATGTTCGTTACAGATGATGATGAGCTTGCCCAACGGATCCGTTGTCTAAAATTTCATGGCTTAGCGGTGGATGCTTTTGATAGGCAAATTCAGGGTAGGAAACCTCAAGCGGAAGTGATTGAGCCAGGGTTTAAATACAACCTGTCAGATATTCATGCGGCGATGGCAGTTGTGCAACTAGGCAAACTGGCATCAATGAATGAACGTCGTCGGGAATTGGTGGCTCGCTATTCTGATGCTCTTATTGATTCACCCTTGCAAATGCTGAAAGTTCCCGAATATGCGCATTTGCATTCCCACCATCTTTTTATGGTACGTGTTGACAAAAGTATCTGTGGTATTGACCGCGATACTTTTATGGCACGCTTAAAGGACAGAAATATTGGCACAGGTTTGCATTTCAGGGCCGCGCACACACAAAAATATTATCGTGAGCGTTATCCACAACTTTCCCTGCCTGTATCTGAGTGGAATTCGTCAACACTTTGTTCATTACCTCTTTTCCCAGATATGAACAATGACGATGTAGATCGTGTCGTGAATGTGATAACTGAAATTCTTTCGGAGCGTAGTAAGTGA
- the arnC gene encoding undecaprenyl-phosphate 4-deoxy-4-formamido-L-arabinose transferase, whose amino-acid sequence MTFEKIKKVSVVIPVYNEEDSLPQLLERTLAACQKLEQKYELILVDDGSHDSSAEILTQAAESPENHVIAILLNRNYGQHSAIMAGFHQADGDLVITLDADLQNPPEEIPRLVKTAEEGYDVVGTRRIHRQDSWFRKTASKIINAMITKATGRSMGDYGCMLRAYRRHIVSAMLQCHERSTFIPILANTFARRTVEIDVAHAEREFGDSKYSFMKLINLMYDLLTCLTTAPLRLLSVAGSIIAIAGFLLAVLLIVLRLIFGSMWAAEGVFTLFAILFMFIGAQFVAMGLLGEYIGRIYNDVRARPRYFIQKVVGVKKTNDNQEES is encoded by the coding sequence GTGACATTTGAGAAGATCAAAAAAGTTTCAGTCGTTATTCCTGTTTACAATGAAGAAGACAGTTTACCCCAGTTGCTGGAAAGAACTCTCGCAGCGTGCCAAAAATTAGAACAGAAATACGAATTAATTTTGGTTGATGATGGCAGCCATGATAGTTCCGCCGAGATCTTAACCCAGGCGGCTGAATCTCCAGAAAATCATGTGATTGCGATTTTGCTTAACCGTAATTATGGACAACATTCAGCAATTATGGCTGGTTTCCATCAAGCTGATGGTGATCTGGTTATTACACTTGATGCTGATTTACAAAACCCGCCAGAAGAAATCCCTCGTTTAGTTAAAACGGCAGAAGAAGGATATGACGTTGTGGGTACACGTCGTATTCATCGTCAAGATTCTTGGTTCCGTAAAACTGCTTCTAAAATAATCAATGCGATGATAACCAAAGCGACAGGGCGTTCAATGGGCGATTATGGTTGTATGTTGCGCGCCTATCGACGTCACATTGTAAGTGCGATGCTTCAATGCCATGAACGCAGCACGTTTATTCCCATCCTTGCCAACACATTTGCACGCAGAACAGTAGAGATTGATGTAGCCCATGCAGAGCGTGAGTTTGGGGACTCCAAATACAGTTTTATGAAACTGATAAACCTGATGTATGACCTTCTGACGTGCTTAACAACTGCACCATTGCGGTTATTAAGTGTAGCGGGAAGCATCATTGCCATAGCAGGTTTTTTATTGGCGGTGTTATTGATTGTTTTACGCCTTATATTTGGTTCAATGTGGGCTGCTGAAGGGGTGTTTACCCTGTTTGCTATTCTCTTTATGTTCATCGGAGCACAGTTCGTCGCCATGGGACTGTTGGGTGAATACATTGGTCGCATATATAACGATGTTCGTGCTCGTCCGCGCTATTTTATTCAAAAAGTGGTCGGAGTTAAGAAGACTAACGATAATCAGGAAGAAAGCTAA
- the pheT gene encoding phenylalanine--tRNA ligase subunit beta, with protein sequence MKFSELWLREWANPAINSEALSDQITMAGLEVDGVEKVAGQFHGVIVGEVVECGQHPNADKLRVTKVNVGGERLLDIVCGAPNCRQGLRVAVATIGAVLPGDFKIKPAKLRGEPSEGMLCSFSELGIADDQDGIIELPADAPIGIDLRDYMKLDDNAIEISITPNRADCLSIMGVARDVAVINKLSMTEPRIEAVKPTTDATFPIRVDAPEACPRYMGRVIKNVNVKATTPLWMREKLRRGGVRSIDPVVDITNYVLLELGQPLHAFDLERLNGSIIVRFAEQGEKLTLLDGNEIELSAETLVISDEKQALAMAGIFGGEYSGVNAETQHIMLECAFFAPLAIAGRARRYGLHTDASHRFERGVDPQLQYKAMEYATQLLVDICGGEAGEIVDVASESHLPKPATITLNRNKLDRLIGHHITDEQVTDILVRLGCQVTIQNGSWQAVAPSWRFDMQIEEDLVEEVARIYGYNNIPDVPVRADLMMTSHREADLPLKRVKTMLVDRGYQEAITYSFVDPKVQKYLHPQEEALLLPNPISADMSAMRLSLLTGLLVTVAYNQNRQQNRVRLFETGLRFVPDANAEHGIRQELMLGGVIAGNRFEEHWSIEKQAVDFFDLKGDLESVLELTGKLSKISFKAEEHPALHPGQSAGIYLGNNYIGYIGVVHPELERKLDLNGRTVVFELLWTGLVDRVIPEMKEVSRFPSNRRDIAIVVPENVAAEDVLAECKKVGVNHIVGINLFDVYCGKGVAEGYKSLAISLILQDTMRTLEEEEIAATVNKCVAALEQRFQASLRD encoded by the coding sequence ATGAAATTCAGTGAACTCTGGTTACGCGAGTGGGCAAACCCAGCCATTAATAGTGAAGCATTGTCTGATCAAATCACCATGGCTGGCTTGGAAGTTGATGGTGTTGAAAAAGTGGCAGGTCAATTCCACGGTGTAATTGTTGGTGAAGTTGTTGAATGTGGACAACATCCAAATGCAGATAAATTACGTGTCACAAAAGTTAATGTCGGCGGCGAACGTCTGCTGGATATTGTTTGTGGTGCACCTAATTGTCGTCAAGGACTTCGTGTTGCTGTTGCTACAATCGGTGCTGTGCTACCGGGTGATTTTAAAATTAAACCGGCAAAATTGCGTGGAGAGCCGTCAGAAGGCATGTTGTGTTCGTTTTCCGAACTAGGTATTGCTGACGATCAGGATGGCATTATTGAACTGCCAGCAGATGCGCCAATTGGTATTGATCTGCGTGATTACATGAAATTAGATGATAACGCGATCGAAATCAGCATTACACCAAACCGTGCTGACTGCCTGAGCATCATGGGAGTTGCCCGTGACGTTGCGGTTATTAATAAATTGTCCATGACTGAGCCGAGAATCGAAGCCGTTAAGCCGACGACAGATGCAACATTCCCTATTCGCGTTGATGCTCCTGAAGCGTGTCCACGTTATATGGGACGTGTAATTAAGAACGTCAACGTCAAGGCGACTACTCCATTGTGGATGCGTGAAAAACTGCGTCGTGGCGGCGTTCGTTCTATTGATCCGGTTGTTGATATCACCAACTATGTTTTACTCGAATTAGGCCAACCATTGCATGCGTTCGATTTAGAACGTTTAAATGGTTCAATTATTGTTCGCTTCGCTGAGCAAGGTGAGAAACTCACTCTGCTGGATGGTAATGAAATAGAACTTTCTGCTGAAACACTTGTTATTTCTGATGAAAAACAAGCGCTTGCTATGGCTGGCATTTTTGGCGGAGAATATTCTGGTGTTAATGCTGAAACTCAGCATATCATGCTGGAATGCGCATTTTTTGCACCATTGGCAATTGCCGGTCGTGCGCGCCGTTATGGTTTGCATACCGATGCTTCCCACCGTTTTGAACGCGGTGTTGATCCACAGCTTCAGTATAAAGCGATGGAATATGCCACTCAGTTGTTGGTCGACATTTGTGGTGGGGAAGCCGGAGAAATCGTTGATGTTGCTAGTGAATCTCATTTACCAAAACCAGCAACGATTACGCTTAATCGCAATAAATTAGATCGCTTGATTGGTCATCATATTACTGATGAACAAGTCACAGATATTCTGGTGCGTTTAGGCTGTCAGGTAACCATCCAGAATGGTAGTTGGCAAGCTGTTGCACCTAGCTGGCGCTTTGATATGCAAATCGAGGAAGATCTTGTTGAAGAGGTCGCCCGTATTTACGGTTATAACAACATTCCTGACGTACCTGTGCGTGCAGATCTGATGATGACTTCACATCGTGAAGCTGATTTGCCATTGAAACGGGTTAAAACAATGCTGGTGGACAGGGGTTATCAGGAAGCGATTACTTACAGCTTCGTTGATCCTAAGGTTCAGAAATATCTTCACCCACAGGAAGAAGCGTTGCTCTTGCCTAATCCGATTTCGGCGGATATGTCTGCAATGCGTTTGTCCTTGTTGACAGGATTATTGGTCACTGTCGCCTATAACCAAAACCGTCAACAAAACCGTGTTCGTTTATTCGAAACTGGGTTGCGTTTTGTGCCGGATGCAAATGCGGAACATGGAATTCGTCAGGAATTAATGCTTGGTGGTGTTATTGCAGGAAACCGGTTCGAAGAGCACTGGTCGATTGAAAAACAAGCAGTTGATTTCTTTGATTTGAAGGGTGATTTAGAATCTGTTTTAGAACTGACAGGTAAACTATCTAAGATTTCCTTTAAAGCAGAAGAACATCCTGCTTTACATCCTGGGCAAAGTGCAGGGATTTATCTGGGAAATAATTACATTGGTTATATCGGTGTTGTTCATCCAGAACTGGAGCGTAAACTTGACTTAAACGGCCGTACCGTGGTATTCGAGTTATTATGGACTGGTCTGGTAGACCGCGTGATCCCTGAAATGAAGGAAGTTTCTCGCTTCCCATCTAACCGCCGCGATATCGCCATCGTTGTGCCTGAAAATGTAGCCGCAGAAGATGTTCTGGCTGAATGTAAGAAAGTTGGCGTAAATCATATAGTTGGCATAAACTTGTTTGACGTGTATTGTGGTAAAGGTGTCGCGGAAGGCTACAAAAGTCTTGCTATTAGCTTAATCTTGCAGGATACCATGCGTACACTGGAAGAAGAAGAAATTGCTGCGACTGTCAACAAATGCGTTGCTGCATTAGAACAGCGATTCCAAGCATCCTTGAGGGACTGA
- the btuD gene encoding vitamin B12 ABC transporter ATP-binding protein BtuD: MIGQPILELDNVNINNRLSSLSESVTAGKQIHLVGLNGSGKSTLLAAIAGVLPYSGTIRLHGRNLQDYRQHELAKRRAWLSQTSSVPAMPVFQYLDMFRPECAPLAQSEHVLYELCQQMKLLPLLSSSIGQLSGGEWQRVRLAGTFFQIWPDLNPDGSLLLLDEPTNNLDITQQAILDKLTKRFCAVGGTVLLSSHDLNHTYEQATEVWLLLHGRLLVSGMPQNVMTERNLSEVFEANIGHIKNASYKLWRVSHV; encoded by the coding sequence ATGATCGGGCAACCGATTTTGGAACTGGATAATGTAAATATAAACAATAGATTGAGTTCATTATCTGAATCCGTTACGGCAGGAAAACAAATTCATCTGGTGGGACTCAATGGTTCAGGGAAAAGTACACTGCTCGCAGCAATTGCGGGTGTTTTACCCTATAGCGGCACTATTCGCTTGCATGGTCGGAATTTGCAGGATTATCGCCAGCACGAGTTAGCAAAGCGCCGAGCCTGGCTATCCCAAACTTCTTCTGTTCCTGCCATGCCGGTTTTTCAATATTTAGATATGTTCCGCCCTGAATGCGCTCCATTAGCTCAAAGTGAACATGTGTTGTATGAACTTTGCCAGCAAATGAAACTCCTGCCATTGCTTTCTTCGTCAATTGGTCAACTTTCCGGCGGAGAGTGGCAGCGTGTCAGGCTGGCAGGCACTTTTTTTCAGATATGGCCGGATTTGAATCCTGATGGGAGTTTACTCTTACTTGATGAGCCGACAAATAATCTTGATATTACTCAACAAGCCATTTTAGATAAGTTAACAAAAAGATTTTGTGCAGTGGGGGGAACGGTATTGTTGAGTAGTCATGATCTTAACCACACATATGAACAAGCGACAGAAGTATGGCTGCTCTTGCATGGAAGATTGCTAGTATCGGGTATGCCACAGAATGTAATGACAGAACGCAATTTGTCAGAAGTTTTTGAGGCCAATATTGGACATATTAAAAATGCCAGCTATAAATTATGGAGGGTCAGCCACGTGTAG
- the pheS gene encoding phenylalanine--tRNA ligase subunit alpha — MSHLTELVAKAKAAVEEAQDVAALDLVRVEYLGKKGHLTLQMSSLRDLPAEERPAAGAVINQAKQEVQEALNVRKAKLESDVLNARLAAEKIDVSLPGRRMENGGLHPVTRTIERIETFFGELGFSVESGPEIEDDYHNFDALNIPAHHPARADHDTFWFDATRLLRTQTSGVQIRTMKDSQPPIRIIAPGRVYRNDYDQTHTPMFHQVEGLIVDKNISFTNLKGTLHDFLNNFFEDDMQIRFRPSYFPFTEPSAEVDVMGKNGKWLEVLGCGMVHPNVLRNVGIDPEVYSGFAFGMGMERLTMLRYGVTDLRAFFENDLRFLKQFK, encoded by the coding sequence AGCCCAGGATGTTGCCGCGTTGGATTTGGTGCGAGTTGAATACCTGGGAAAAAAAGGCCATTTAACCCTCCAGATGTCATCGCTGCGTGACTTACCAGCCGAGGAACGTCCAGCGGCAGGGGCTGTTATTAATCAGGCGAAACAAGAAGTCCAGGAAGCATTGAACGTGCGTAAGGCGAAACTGGAATCAGATGTTCTGAATGCACGTCTGGCAGCAGAAAAAATTGATGTTTCATTGCCTGGCCGTCGGATGGAAAATGGTGGCTTGCACCCTGTTACCCGAACTATCGAACGTATTGAAACTTTCTTTGGCGAGCTGGGCTTTTCTGTTGAATCTGGCCCAGAAATCGAAGATGACTATCATAACTTTGATGCTTTGAATATTCCTGCACACCATCCAGCGCGTGCTGATCACGATACTTTTTGGTTTGATGCGACACGTTTACTGCGTACCCAGACTTCTGGGGTGCAGATCCGCACGATGAAAGATAGTCAGCCACCAATTCGTATCATTGCGCCAGGACGTGTATACCGCAATGATTATGATCAGACACATACTCCAATGTTCCATCAGGTGGAAGGGTTGATTGTTGATAAAAATATCAGTTTTACCAATCTGAAAGGGACATTGCATGATTTTTTGAATAACTTCTTTGAAGACGATATGCAGATACGTTTCCGTCCTTCTTATTTTCCATTTACAGAACCTTCCGCAGAAGTTGATGTTATGGGTAAAAATGGCAAATGGTTAGAAGTATTAGGCTGCGGTATGGTGCACCCTAACGTATTGCGTAATGTTGGTATTGATCCTGAGGTCTATTCTGGTTTTGCCTTTGGTATGGGAATGGAGCGACTGACCATGCTTCGTTATGGTGTGACAGATTTGCGAGCATTCTTCGAAAATGATTTGCGTTTCCTCAAACAATTTAAATAA
- the btuC gene encoding vitamin B12 ABC transporter permease BtuC: MRSVYELITYQRKRNHRVMAVLSVLFVILFILSLCAGEIWFWPDQWLSEPARLFIWQLRLPRAIAVIVVGASLALSGAIMQALFENPLAEPGLLGISNGAGVVVVFLILIFHGIAPLWLLSVGAVLGAFFMTAILLVFSRKQQVTNTRLLLIGVAFGVIFGALMTWMVYFSTSLDLRQLMYWMMGSFSGIDWRQKWLFVVLLPAILWLSSKGNILNYLSLGELQARQLGVSHHKWRNVFVSVIGLLVGLSVALAGAISFIGLVIPHILRLIGLTDHKALLPACALAGSSGLLLADLVSRLSLSHAEVPIGVVTVTLGSPIFIWLLLRTRHY; the protein is encoded by the coding sequence ATGCGCTCTGTTTATGAGTTGATCACCTACCAGAGAAAACGTAACCATCGGGTGATGGCGGTTTTATCTGTTCTATTCGTTATTCTGTTCATTTTGTCACTATGCGCTGGTGAAATCTGGTTTTGGCCTGATCAGTGGTTATCGGAGCCTGCGCGGTTGTTTATTTGGCAGTTGAGGTTGCCCAGAGCGATTGCAGTAATCGTGGTTGGCGCGAGCTTAGCTCTGTCAGGAGCAATTATGCAGGCGTTGTTTGAGAATCCATTGGCAGAACCAGGATTGCTTGGGATCAGTAATGGTGCCGGTGTTGTAGTGGTGTTTTTAATCCTTATCTTTCATGGTATTGCGCCATTATGGTTGTTAAGTGTGGGAGCGGTACTTGGGGCATTTTTCATGACGGCTATTTTGCTGGTTTTTTCCAGAAAACAGCAAGTGACTAATACCCGTCTGTTATTGATTGGTGTTGCTTTCGGGGTGATCTTTGGCGCTTTAATGACATGGATGGTTTATTTCAGTACCAGCTTAGATCTCCGCCAATTAATGTATTGGATGATGGGAAGTTTCAGTGGAATTGATTGGCGCCAAAAATGGCTGTTTGTTGTATTGCTTCCCGCTATCTTATGGTTAAGCAGCAAAGGCAATATCTTGAATTATCTCTCTCTTGGAGAGTTACAGGCTCGGCAACTGGGGGTGTCCCACCATAAATGGCGTAATGTGTTTGTATCGGTAATCGGGTTATTAGTTGGTTTGAGCGTTGCCCTTGCGGGAGCGATCAGTTTTATCGGTTTGGTTATCCCCCATATTTTAAGATTGATTGGCTTAACTGATCATAAGGCATTACTTCCGGCTTGTGCGTTGGCGGGAAGCAGTGGTTTGCTGCTGGCAGATTTAGTTTCTCGCCTGTCATTATCTCATGCCGAAGTGCCGATAGGGGTTGTCACGGTAACCTTAGGATCTCCAATTTTTATATGGCTTTTATTAAGAACGCGTCATTATTAA